In Cryptomeria japonica chromosome 10, Sugi_1.0, whole genome shotgun sequence, a genomic segment contains:
- the LOC131036205 gene encoding laccase-12-like — protein sequence MLVILIGVLRLGVSANSESITRHYKFNIVTRLCVSKDIVTVNGHYPGPTIRAREGDTLFIKVTNHVEHNVTIHWHGLRQLRTGWSDGPAYITQCPIQPGKTYTYRFTITGQEGTLWWHAHISWLRATLHGAIIIYPRRGLPYPFPHPDAEVPIILGEWWNADVEQLVAEANITGRAPDISDAFTINGLPGALYNCSQEDSIFRLPVTAGKTYLLRIVNAALNNELFFSVANHILTVVAIDATYTKPYKTDILMLAPGQTTDVLLTTDQPWGAYYMATQAYFSAAGMPFDNTTATAIMEYQNSPLTYTDEPIMPYLPAFNDSQTANDFSANLRSLENAKVPLDVDRDLFLTVGLALKHCPLEKPCNGFQGQRLKATFNNISFVRPQTALLQAYYYGNNGVYTPDFPDKPALEFDYTGQGLPMSFWQAQQGTKITVLPFNSNVQIVLQNTNIIGTENHPIHLHGYNFYIVGRGIGNYDSIQDPCKFNLVDPPERNTVAVPAGGWAAIRFKADNPGVWFMHCHLEVHTSWGLAAALLVENGFGPLERLEPPPYDLPQC from the exons ATGCTTGTTATTCTGATCGGTGTTCTAAGATTGGGTGTCAGTGCCAACAGTGAATCAATTACTAGACATTATAAATTCAATATTG TCACCCGTCTGTGTGTCTCAAAAGACATTGTTACAGTAAATGGGCACTACCCGGGGCCTACAATCCGTGCAAGGGAAGGAGATACATTGTTTATCAAAGTAACCAACCATGTTGAACACAACGTTACAATTCACTG GCATGGATTGAGACAACTACGAACAGGGTGGAGTGATGGACCAGCTTATATAACACAGTGCCCCATTCAACCTGGGAAGACATATACTTACAGATTTACCATCACAGGGCAAGAGGGAACCTTGTGGTGGCATGCTCATATATCATGGTTGAGAGCAACTTTGCATGGTGCTATTATTATTTACCCAAGAAGAGGccttccttatccttttcctcatcCAGATGCTGAGGTTCCTATAATTTTAG gAGAATGGTGGAATGCAGATGTAGAGCAGTTAGTTGCTGAAGCAAATATTACAGGAAGAGCACCAGATATTTCAGATGCCTTCACAATTAATGGTCTCCCTGGAGCTTTGTACAACTGCTCACAAGAAG ATTCCATATTTAGATTGCCAGTGACTGCAGGCAAAACTTACCTCCTTAGGATAGTCAATGCTGCATTGAATAATGAACTGTTCTTCTCTGTAGCCAACCACATTCTTACCGTTGTGGCAATTGATGCTACATATACTAAACCATACAAAACAGACATCCTCATGTTAGCCCCTGGACAGACAACTGATGTGCTATTGACAACAGACCAGCCATGGGGTGCATATTACATGGCGACTCAGGCATACTTCTCAGCAGCAGGAATGCCCTTTGATAACACCACAGCCACAGCCATAATGGAATACCAGAACAGTCCACTAACATATACAGATGAACCCATTATGCCATACCTTCCTGCTTTCAATGACTCTCAGACTGCAAATGACTTCTCTGCAAATCTCAGAAGCTTAGAGAATGCCAAAGTTCCATTAGATGTAGACAGAGATCTCTTCCTCACTGTGGGGCTGGCTCTGAAGCATTGCCCACTTGAAAAGCCCTGCAATGGCTTCCAAGGACAAAGGCTCAAAGCCACATTCAATAACATCTCTTTTGTGAGACCACAGACTGCTCTTCTTCAGGCCTATTACTATGGGAACAATGGAGTATATACTCCTGATTTTCCAGACAAGCCAGCTTTGGAGTTTGATTACACAGGCCAGGGACTGCCAATGAGTTTTTGGCAGGCACAACAGGGAACCAAAATCACTGTTCTTCCTTTTAACTCCAATGTACAAATAGTACTGCAGAACACCAACATTATTGGCACTGAGAACCACCCAATTCATCTTCATGGCTACAACTTTTACATTGTTGGGCGGGGGATTGGCAACTATGATTCCATACAGGATCCATGCAAATTTAATCTGGTGGATCCTCCAGAGCGTAATACAGTAGCTGTTCCTGCAGGAGGGTGGGCTGCCATCAGATTCAAAGCTGACAATCCTG GTGTGTGGTTCATGCACTGTCATCTAGAAGTTCATACATCTTGGGGTTTGGCAGCAGCTTTGCTTGTGGAAAATGGGTTTGGACCATTGGAAAGACTTGAACCACCTCCTTATGATCTGCCACAGTGCTGA